The following coding sequences lie in one Streptomyces sp. NBC_00510 genomic window:
- a CDS encoding DUF2017 domain-containing protein, whose protein sequence is MPGYFQTAAAGGAAVALDEVEISILRSLAVQLLELIGPSDAADGAEPADPLAELFAEGPTRPPQDPALARLFPDAYEEEADSSDFRRYTENDLRTRKRGDALAVVRSLDALTPGGDGGAVLSLDAEQARQWLGTLNDLRLTMGTRLEVSEDEDSELYRLPDSDPRKPLVMAYLWLGALQESLVETLMP, encoded by the coding sequence ATGCCCGGCTACTTCCAGACCGCTGCCGCAGGCGGCGCCGCCGTCGCGCTCGACGAGGTCGAGATCTCCATCCTGCGCAGCCTGGCCGTGCAGCTCCTGGAGCTGATCGGCCCCAGCGACGCCGCCGACGGCGCCGAACCGGCCGACCCGCTGGCCGAGCTGTTCGCCGAGGGCCCCACCCGGCCCCCGCAGGACCCGGCGCTCGCCCGGCTCTTCCCCGACGCCTACGAGGAGGAGGCGGACTCCTCGGACTTCCGCCGCTACACCGAGAACGACCTGCGCACCCGCAAGCGCGGCGACGCGCTCGCCGTCGTCCGCAGCCTCGACGCGCTGACCCCCGGCGGCGACGGGGGAGCGGTGCTCAGCCTCGACGCGGAGCAGGCGCGCCAGTGGCTCGGCACCCTCAACGACCTGCGGCTGACCATGGGGACCCGGCTGGAGGTCAGCGAGGACGAGGACAGCGAGCTGTACCGGCTGCCGGACTCCGACCCGCGCAAGCCGCTCGTCATGGCCTACCTCTGGCTCGGGGCGCTCCAGGAGAGCCTCGTGGAGACCCTCATGCCGTGA
- the clpS gene encoding ATP-dependent Clp protease adapter ClpS: MGPVSVAPAEIERTESSEAPFEVPSPDVPWVTVVHNDPVNLMSYVTYVFQAYFGYPKDKATKLMLDVHHKGRAVVSSGTREEMERDVQAMHGYGLWATLTQDR, from the coding sequence ATGGGTCCCGTGAGTGTCGCCCCCGCAGAGATCGAACGGACCGAGTCGAGCGAGGCCCCCTTCGAGGTGCCGTCCCCGGACGTTCCCTGGGTGACTGTCGTCCACAACGACCCGGTCAATCTGATGAGCTACGTGACCTACGTCTTCCAGGCGTACTTCGGCTATCCGAAGGACAAGGCCACCAAGCTCATGCTCGACGTGCACCACAAGGGCCGGGCCGTGGTCTCCAGCGGCACGCGCGAGGAGATGGAGCGCGACGTGCAGGCCATGCACGGCTACGGGCTGTGGGCCACCCTGACGCAGGACCGCTGA
- a CDS encoding amino acid permease, producing MTSTQVEQYESGGGATGAAPEEGYKRGLSARQVQMIAIGGAIGTGLFYGSSKGIAAIGPSLIACYTAAGIVIFFIMRALGELLTYRPTSGSFADYAREFFGPFAGFATGWSYWALWVTACMSEVTVAGAYINFWWPSVPVWSTAAVALVVLFVGNLVSVKIFGELEFWFSTIKVTAIIAMIVIGVGILTFGFSSAGDTASVTHLWADGGFAPNGAWQAMLAMQGVIFAYLGVELVGITAGEAENPKQTLRKAINTLPVRIGIFYVGTLIVLLSVFSWTKYTSGVSPFVQVFAQVGIPGAAGIMNFVVLTAALSSCNSGIYSTGRMLRGLAVNGEAPKAVAKLSDRQLPLPALVMSTLFMGIGVIVNVVSPDKAFVYITSVATCAGLWTWIVILAAHLRYRAKVRAGLLPAADFRMPGAPVTNWIAIVALLSVVVLMATDADTRLGLYVWLVWSALLGIGYVVLKRRTPGDPALALAQE from the coding sequence ATGACCTCGACGCAGGTCGAGCAGTACGAATCCGGCGGCGGCGCCACGGGGGCCGCGCCGGAAGAGGGCTACAAGCGGGGACTCAGCGCCCGTCAGGTCCAGATGATCGCCATCGGCGGCGCCATCGGCACCGGCCTGTTCTACGGGTCCAGCAAGGGCATCGCCGCCATCGGGCCCAGCCTGATCGCGTGTTACACGGCCGCCGGCATCGTGATCTTCTTCATCATGCGGGCCCTCGGCGAGCTCCTCACCTACCGCCCCACCTCCGGCAGCTTCGCCGACTACGCCCGTGAGTTCTTCGGGCCGTTCGCCGGCTTCGCCACCGGCTGGTCGTACTGGGCCCTGTGGGTCACCGCCTGCATGTCCGAGGTCACCGTCGCGGGTGCCTACATCAACTTCTGGTGGCCGTCGGTCCCCGTCTGGTCCACCGCCGCGGTCGCCCTCGTGGTGCTCTTCGTCGGCAACCTCGTCTCGGTCAAGATCTTCGGCGAGCTGGAGTTCTGGTTCTCCACGATCAAGGTCACCGCCATCATCGCGATGATCGTCATCGGCGTCGGCATCCTGACCTTCGGCTTCTCCTCCGCCGGCGACACCGCATCCGTCACCCACCTGTGGGCCGACGGCGGCTTCGCCCCCAACGGCGCCTGGCAGGCCATGCTCGCCATGCAGGGCGTGATCTTCGCCTACCTCGGCGTCGAACTGGTCGGCATCACCGCGGGCGAGGCCGAGAACCCCAAGCAGACCCTGCGCAAGGCGATCAACACCCTGCCGGTCCGCATCGGCATCTTCTACGTCGGCACGCTGATCGTCCTGCTGTCGGTCTTCTCCTGGACCAAGTACACCTCGGGCGTCAGCCCCTTCGTCCAGGTCTTCGCGCAGGTCGGCATCCCCGGCGCCGCCGGGATCATGAACTTCGTGGTCCTCACCGCCGCCCTGTCCTCCTGCAACTCCGGCATCTACTCCACCGGCCGCATGCTGCGCGGGCTGGCCGTCAACGGCGAGGCGCCCAAGGCCGTGGCCAAGCTCAGCGACCGGCAACTCCCGCTGCCCGCGCTCGTCATGTCCACCCTCTTCATGGGCATCGGCGTCATCGTCAACGTCGTCTCCCCGGACAAGGCGTTCGTCTACATCACCTCCGTCGCGACCTGCGCCGGCCTGTGGACCTGGATCGTGATCCTCGCCGCGCACCTGCGCTACCGCGCCAAGGTCCGCGCCGGGCTGCTGCCCGCCGCCGACTTCCGGATGCCGGGCGCCCCGGTCACCAACTGGATCGCCATCGTGGCGCTGCTCTCCGTCGTCGTCCTCATGGCGACCGACGCCGACACCCGCCTCGGCCTGTACGTCTGGCTCGTCTGGTCGGCCCTGCTCGGCATCGGCTACGTGGTCCTCAAGCGGCGCACCCCCGGCGACCCCGCCCTGGCCCTCGCCCAGGAGTAG